TTCGGGGGAAAGTTTCCCCGAATGCAAAAACGCTTTTGCTGTTTCAAGAAAGAGAAAGCACGAAAGAGTGAGCTGCAAAGCACTTGGGTAAACGAGGAATGTTTTTACATCTTCTTGACTTGGCTTGACGGGGCAAGTTGCGTCATTTTCAGCTATTTAGCACACTCGGGCCATATCCTACTGCGACGTGGAAAGTGGCAGAGCGGAGGCTGCAGAAAAGTTGGAACTTTGCTGCTTCTTGGGCACAATAAAAATTCCATTCACGGCGTTGGTCCTTTAtaccggcaaaaaaaaaaaaaagttctgtTTGAGACAGCGAGATGCAGGGGTGCGCATAAGGCACACCACTAGTGGTCCGGGTAAGTTTGTAGCGAATGGCCGCAAAAAAACGGAACTAAAAATAAACGAGAATGTAATATTAGTTAGAGTGATCGGGTAAGGAATCTTGTGTCCTTTTGCGTATTGCCCGCAATACTGTCCCGCAGCTGGTGAAGGTTAAAAGCAGGTTGAAAGAATAAAAAGAGCTTAACCTGCCTAGAAACCAAGCCAAGCGACACAGGGCGAGACACGAGAACAGTCTCATCATTCATCTTTCTTCCATCTTTTGCGTTCTTGCTCTTGCGCAAATGGGGCGCAAACTTTTCCTTTCTACCGGGGAACAGTGCAGCTGAATCCCATTTAGTACATCGTATCATCAGCTTCCTGGTATTGCATTTCTTTCTGGACGGTATCACGATGTCCGAAGGTCCGATCGATTGGTTGGATGGAAAGAGTTGTTTCAGGACGAGGTTTCAAGCTCTATTTATCCCTGAGTTCATGCGTTTTTGCATAAAGGTGTACTGGGCTGCGGATAAAAAGCTCTTCCGGAGATCCAGCAGGACATACAGACGGCGTCGAAAAGCGAATAGGATCTTTCAGATGCTTCAGAGGTTCCAGGATAGGAGCTGTGaagggaaaaaaaattatagaaaaatGTGGTTAAAAATCCATAACCTTTCACCCATGTCGTACCGCTGCGGgacgcaaaaaagcaaaagaatgtTGATGCAAACTCCTCtgaaaagaagaacaaaaaaatggtgtTGAAATATGTATGCAACGCTCTTGCATTGATCgcatttttctttccattgtTCACCATCGCAAACGGAGAGATTCTACTACTTTCTGGTTGAGTCATCTCAGACGCTTTGGCccgttttgttgctgttgttagtACACCTCCAATAGGTAGTATGCGAAGTCAACGCGATAAGAAATCACCGACGCTCTggtaaaaaacattaaaaaaaaaccaaatgtTTATTTCTCGATGTCCAGCCGATTATTAGGCGACATACTGGCAGCCAAATCGCAACACACGATAACACGGAATTTGTGCGATAATTTGAGCTGGACGCACCCGGAAAAAGAGGCAGAAGTGGGAGCGCGGGTGCAAATCTGCTGATAGCGCCCGGCCCACACACAGCCACGAGAAGAGAACAGGAGAGCCAGATGGTCAGTAGTGACCGTTTGCTTGTGAGTGGTAAGTGTCATCATGAGCAATCGGAACCGCACGGGAACGTTAATCACCCTCGGCGCGCTGCTTACTATCGTGAGCGGCCCGGCACTCTGTGAGTCGTTTCAGTTTCCCGAATTTGTAAGTGATATCAGCGAGGGATGTTATCGGAGCGCACTAAGATGGTGATGTACATTTAATTGCCATTAAATTCATACGCTCGTTCTCGATCGGCGTACCTTTGCGACATCGATCTACGTTGATGCAGTTCATGCCTCTCTTATCAGTTTTCTATGTTTCTATCTTCCTGATTTCTTCCTGATTCTTAACTTCGCCCAAGGTTGCGGTCGAAGGTGACGCGCGAGCAGCATGCGGTGGTTGGATTATTAATAAGGTGCTTAGACCACATGTTTTGACGACCGCAGCCTGCGTGCAACGAGGCAGTCGAAGTGTGCGACAACTGCTGGTGCGATATGGCAGTGCGGAAGTAACAGGCCGTACCTCGAGTTTGGCCATCGACAGGATGCTGACCTTTGGGGAAGATGAACGGCTTGTGGTGCTCAGTACGTTCGGTCGGTTGCGAAGAAATCCACCAGTGTCCGCCCCAACCGACCAGCGGCTCAATGGTACTTCGCTGCTTTGCTGGCAGCGCACGACAGATGGTGCGCTGCGGAAAACCTTACTCAAGGTGGCACCGGATCAGAGGCACACATTAAAACATCTTCTCGATACCTTACTCTGTCGAGATTCGGAGACAGGCGAGTTCCACCTGGAGGGTGCGCTTATCATGGAACATCTCATACCAGTCGCTATGTTGACAGTGCGAACTCGCGATGAATCTTCCATCTGTGGCACTTCGGTGGACATATTGGAGCTGTCCGATCTAAGCTCGGCAAGCGGTGACGCACGGTCGATGATTGATGCGCCGTTGGTGGAGCCCGTTCCCGATAATGGTTTCCCACTGGACCAACCGAACTCACCGTTCGGATACATCGTGTACGTTATCTTCGTGGGCTACTGCATACTCTACACACTGATGTTCTTTATCTACGGTTTAATGCGCACGAACCCGAGTACGGATTTGTAGAAAAGGCGGCAGAATAAAAGCGACCGTGGGGTCTTTACACTTGTaagccttttttttcgtatgattgatttatttaactTCTTCGTTCGGGCGCTTCGTACACCACTGTTATACGTTTATAAAGGCTAGTTGAGGAGGAGGGCTGCTACGATCGCCACCAGCACGGTCGCCAGGGATAGTGTTATGGAGCTGGCagtgccaccgccaccaccaccgccaccgacaACGCCCGGCATTGGCGTTGGCCCAGCTACCGGCGTATCCGTACGGCCGAACTGCTGCTGAATCCAGTGGTGGTAGTACCGCACCTGCGTGTACACCGTGTACGTGTTGTTCGTGCCGCAGCCGAACCCGAACGAGATGATGCCGGTCAGCCGATCGTTACAGTACAGCCCACCGCCTCGGTTCGGGGCACAGACACCGTGCGTGGCCTGATTCAGCACCGTGCAGGCCATCGAGTCGTGCAGCATGCCCTGGTGCTGGGCGTTGCAGGTAGTGCGCGGTGAGTACTGCACATTCAACACCTGCAGCGGTACGTTCTGGGCAGCCTGCTGCCAGTTCCACCCAAGCACCTGACACACGGTGGAGTCGGGCACGATCCGAAGGTTCAGCTCGGCCGGTGCCATGTTCGGCAGAGCGACCTGCGGAAACACGATGTTGTTCGTGAGCCGCAGCACCGCGATATCATTCTCGAACGTCCACGGGTTGTACTGCGGATGGGGGAAGATCCGATTGACCGCCATAACTGGTGCGTTCTGATCCACGACCAGTACACCGGCGCGCACCGTAACCTGGTTAGCGGCGATGAGATGATTGTTCGCGTCCAGCACGCAACCGGCCGCCGTTAGGATGTGATTTTGGTTCAGGATCGAACCACCGCAGAACGCAGCCGTACCGATCTGTACCGCAACCTGGGCCGGGAAAGCGCCAGCCATCGCCGGCCCACCACCCACCAGGAACGGACTCACGGAATCAGCCTGCGCGAGGAACTTGTCTGCAGCCACGGCCTCCTCTTCCACTGCGAAGGC
This genomic interval from Anopheles merus strain MAF chromosome 3L, AmerM5.1, whole genome shotgun sequence contains the following:
- the LOC121598777 gene encoding uncharacterized protein LOC121598777, producing the protein MSNRNRTGTLITLGALLTIVSGPALCESFQFPEFVAVEGDARAACGGWIINKVLRPHVLTTAACVQRGSRSVRQLLVRYGSAEVTGRTSSLAIDRMLTFGEDERLVVLSTFGRLRRNPPVSAPTDQRLNGTSLLCWQRTTDGALRKTLLKVAPDQRHTLKHLLDTLLCRDSETGEFHLEGALIMEHLIPVAMLTVRTRDESSICGTSVDILELSDLSSASGDARSMIDAPLVEPVPDNGFPLDQPNSPFGYIVYVIFVGYCILYTLMFFIYGLMRTNPSTDL
- the LOC121598776 gene encoding trypsin-like translates to MGKKVPAVCVFLVAFLVVLAQGEPVLVERELVSTVDRIANEVHENAFAVEEEAVAADKFLAQADSVSPFLVGGGPAMAGAFPAQVAVQIGTAAFCGGSILNQNHILTAAGCVLDANNHLIAANQVTVRAGVLVVDQNAPVMAVNRIFPHPQYNPWTFENDIAVLRLTNNIVFPQVALPNMAPAELNLRIVPDSTVCQVLGWNWQQAAQNVPLQVLNVQYSPRTTCNAQHQGMLHDSMACTVLNQATHGVCAPNRGGGLYCNDRLTGIISFGFGCGTNNTYTVYTQVRYYHHWIQQQFGRTDTPVAGPTPMPGVVGGGGGGGGTASSITLSLATVLVAIVAALLLN